The window AATAGAGGTCTCTACGCCTGTGAACTTCTTTAATCATATGCTTTACACGTTACTATATTACATGAACTCTACAGCCAAGGTGAATGTTGTGGATAGGCAGAGCTATGACGATCATCATGTGGTTGAAGATACTGCTATAACATTGGGTCAAGCATTCAAGGAAGTTCTAGGCGATAAAAAGGGTATAAGGAGATTTGCAAATACTATTATACCAATGGATGATGCGTTAGTATTAGTTGCAGTAGATATTTCAGGGAGAGGAGTTAGTAACGTTGAGTTTAGGTTGAAAAGAAACACTATAGGGGATTTAGCTATAGAGAATATATACCATTTCTTCTCTAGTTTCTCTTATCATTCTGGAGTTAACCTTCACGTGATTCAGTTGAGGGGAAAGAATACGCACCATATACTAGAGGCATCATTTAAAGGTTTGGGCATGTCATTATATGAGGCTAGTAGAATATTGTTCGAAGAAGTAAGGAGTCTCAAGGGAAGCCTATGACGTCCAAAAGGATTATTCCTTGTCTCGACGTGAAAGATGGAAGGGTAGTTAAAGGGGTAAATTTCCTTAATCTTGTGGATAAGGGAGATCCTGTTGAATTAGCTGCAAGGTACGAAGAGGAAGGGGCAGACGAAATTGTATTCTTAGATATTACAGCGACGATTGAGGGAAGAAAGACCATGATGAATGTTGTTAAAGATACTGCCAGTGTCATCTCAATACCTTTGACGGTTGGAGGCGGAATTAGGAGTTTAGATGATGTGTCGAAGATACTTGGAAACGGTGCCGACAAGGTTAGTATAAATACAGCAGCTGTGGAGAATAGGGATTTAGTGTCAATATCTTCAGCTGAATTTGGTTCACAGGCGATAGTTGTAGCTATAGACGTAAAAAGAATAGGTAAAGATTATTATGTATTTACTAGGTCAGGTAAATACAATACGGGCATAAACGCCATAAATTGGGCTAAGGATGTGGAAAAGTTAGGGGCAGGAGAAATATTACTTACTAGTATTGATAGGGATGGAACTAGAGAAGGATATGACATAGAAATCACTGAGTTAATATCTAAATCCGTAAATATACCTATAATTGCCAGTGGCGGTGCTGGTAAAATTGACGATTTCCTAGGCATTCTGAAAGTTGCCGATGCAGCTCTTGCTGCGGGCGTTTTTCATGATGGTGTTATCAGAATTATGGATTTGAAAAAATATTTGGGTAAAAATGGGGTAGAGGTGAGAATGTGATTAAATATGAGATACCAAAATCTAGACCAAACGAATTTAGTAAAGTACTCCCTTTAGTTGAACAAATATTAAATAAAGTTAAGGAAAGAGGAGATAAAGCATTATTAGAGTTAGAGGAGAAGTACGATAAGGCTAAATTAGATTCCGTGGTTGAAGATAGAATAGATGAACTGGCAAGTAAAATACCGGAAGAATATAAGGCAGCTATAGACAGAATTTATGATCAGCTTGTTGAATTTCATAAGACAACTTTACCATATATGGTAGGGGGAGGATATAACGGAATAGAATTTGGTATACTTTGGAGAGCAATTGAGAAAGTTGGTATATATGTACCTGGAGGATTGAAGTCTTATCCCTCTACCTTGTTGATGGCTGCAATTCCTGCTAGAGTAGCAGGAGTTAGTGAAATTTATGTGGCAACCCCACCAAATAGAATAGACTCTGTAATTGCGTATATAGCTAAAAAACTAAAAATCAATGCGTTATATAGAATTGGTGGGGCTCAGGCAATAGCTGCACTAGCTTATGGAACTGAGAGTGTAAAAAAGGTGGATAAAATTGTAGGTCCAGGGAATATTTTTGTCCAAGCGTCGAAGTTTTTGGTCAGCAAAGATGTGGCAATTGATGGAATAGAGGGACCAACTGAACTAGTTGTTATAGCAGATAGCTCAGCAGATTATAGGCATGTTATATTGGATATGAGAGCGCAGGCAGAACATGGATCTACATCTTATATAATACTAGTTACCACTTCAGATTTCCTAATTGATAAGGTAAAAGAGGAATTAGATAAGGAGGAGTTTACGTATTATATTGTCAAGGTCAAGAGTATAGATGAAGCGATAAATGTAGCAAACGATATAGCGCCAGAACATTTGTCGTTGTTTGTAAAAGACCCTAAATCTTATTTACATAAGATTAAGAATGCTGGCGCAATAAGTCTAGGTAAAACACCGCCAGCACTGATAGACTATGCGGCTGGTCCTGATCACATACTTCCGACAAATGCTTGGTCCAGGGTAAGAGGAGGTTTAACTGTTTATGACTTCTTGAAGCCCATTTCCTATGCCAATTCCGTAAATCCCGATAAGGAACTTGTAAATATGGCAAAGTTGATAGCTGAGTATGAGGGTTTCATATATCACTCTAAGAGCATAGGTGCTAGGTATGAGTGATGATGTTATAGATAAATTATATTCCATAATACTGGATCGTATGAAGACCATGAAGGAAGGTAGCTATACTGTTGAGCTAATTAAGAGGGGAAAGCATTACGTTGCCCAGAAAGTCGGAGAGGAGTCAACTGAGGCAATAATCGCTTCTCTAGTCGAGAGTCAGCAGAGGTTTGTGGAAGAGGTCTCAGACTTAATATATCATCTTTTGGTTCTTATGGCTCTAGAGAACGTTACGCCCCAAGATGTTTATAAAGAACTGGAGAGAAGGATGAAAAAATGAGGGCAGTATTAATCGATTATGGAGTCGGCAATTTATTTAGTATATATTCTGGGCTTAAGAGAGTAGGGTTTGAGGTGGAAATATCTAAAGAACCAAAGGGTAGTGAGGACTTAATTGTGTTTCCTGGAGTAGGTTCCTTTAGCGCGGTATCTAAATATCTTGTCGTTAGGAAGGAGAGATTTGAGGTGCTTAGAAGTAATGGAACAGGGTTTTTGGGTATTTGCCTAGGCATGCAGATAATGTTTGAAGAAGGTACTGAAGGCGGTCTGAACAAAGGTTTGGGTTGGCTGAAAGGCAGAGTCGATAAGATAAATCATCCAGGAGTCAAGATTCCACATATTGGTTGGGATAAGGTTAATGTGATTAGATATAATGAGCTAAGTGAGGGGATTAATGATCAATATGTGTACTATGCTCATAGTTATGTCGCTTATCCTACTGATAAAAATGTGATTTTAGGTACTACCTTGTACGGTGTAGATTATCCTGCCGTAGTAAATATCGGGAATATTGTTGGTACACAGTTTCATCCTGAAAAAAGCAGTCTAGTAGGAAGGAAGTTTTTAATGAATGTATACAGGTGGTTGAAAAAGTGATGAAGTTAAGTGAGGAACAAGCTAAAAAGATAGTTGATAAACTTTGGTTTAGACATACTGAATCCACAGTAATTGCCGTGCTTCAAGACGCTAATACCAAGGAAGTTTTGATGGTAGGTAGTATGAACAGGGATGCTGTAATAAAAACTTTGACTACAGGTTATGTGCATTTTTGGTCTTTAAGTAAGAAGACCCTTTGGTTGAAGGGAGAAACTAGTCATAATTATCAAATAGTGGAGGATGTGAAAGTGGATTGTGATGGAGATGCTTTAGTAGTCTTGGTTAATCCTCAAGGTCCAACATGCCATACAGGAAATAGGAGCTGTTTTTATAGAGATTTATTAGAATTTGAGAGATAGTAGAAAAGCGTTAATATTTGTTCATCGCATATTTTTAATTGGTTGAAGATATGAGCTCAATAAATAAAGAGGAATGGAAGGCTAAAATAATGGAGGCATTAACACAAGTTTATGATCCAGAAATTCCAGTGGATATAGTTAACTTAGGTTTGATTTATGAATTGAGAATTAATGATGACGGTGTGATTTATATTAGGCTTGGTCTTACAGCTCCTGGTTGCCCAGTTATTGATGACTTAATTTACACGGTAGAGCAAGTAGTGAAAGAAACTGTGCCTGCAAAGAGCGTGGAAGTTGATATTGATTTTGACACACAGTGGACTCCATTTAAGATGACAGCTGAAGGTAGAGAGAGGTTCAAAAAGCTATACGGTTATGATATTGTAGAAATGTGGATTCAAACTTATGGTTTACCTGACTCTCAGCAAGAGTCTCAACAAGAGCGGAATGCATAAATCCTTTCTAATCATTTGATTAAATGTGTCTTGGAGTATATTAGAGCTAATAAGAAATAATCCAGAAGCTTTAAAGGAAAATCTAAAGAAAAGATTTATTGATACATCTACTGTTGATAAGGCAGTAGAACTTGATAAAAAATGGAGACAGACTCTTCAGGAAGTTGAGAGATTAAGACATGAACATAATCTAATTAGTTCTCAAATTCCTAAGGCACCAAAAGAGCAAAAAAGTGAACTAATTAACAAGGCAAAAGAACTACTGAAGACCTTAGAGGATAAGGAAAAAGAATTGCAGAAGATAGAAGAGGAAAGGGAAAGTCTATTATTATCTCTTCCTAATCTTGTCCACGATTCTGTTCCAATAGGTCCAGATGAGAGTTATAGTCTTCCTATAAGATTCTGGGGTAAGTTTAAAGTATACAAAGATGATGTTAATGAGTTCCTAAAACAGACAAATGGACATAAGGTGGACTACGAGATAATAAGTTGGAAACCTGTAGGACATGCGGATATGTTAGAGAGTGTTTTACGATTAGGTGATACGAAGAAAGCAGGAGAGGTCGCTGCTTCGCGTTTCTATTATCTTTTTAACGATATAGTATGGTTAGATATAGCCTTATTACTTTATGCTATTGATACGATAACTTCAAGGGGATATACACTTGTTTTACCACCTTACATGCTTAGAGGAGAGGTAATTAAAAGTGTTATAGATCTAGATACATTTAAGGATGCTATATATAAGATCGAGGGAGAAGATCTATATTTAATAGCCACAGCCGAACACTCCATAGCAGCTTTATACTATAAGGAGGAGATACCAAGGGAAGAATTGCCCCTCAAGTTAGTTGGTGTGAGTCCTGCATTCAGGAAAGAGGCTGGTGCTGCAAACAAGGATTTAAAAGGTATATTCAGAGTGCATCAATTTCATAAGGTTGAGCAATTTATCTTCTCCTCTCCCGAGGACAGCTGGAAATATCATGAAGAAATGATTGAAAACGCAGAAGAGATATTCCGAGGTCTTGGTTTACCATATAGGGTAATAAATATAGCATCAGGTGATTTAGGTGCCCCTGCCGCTAAAAAATACGATCTTGAGGTGTGGATGCCGGCACAAGCTAAGTTTAGAGAAATGGTTAGTTGTAGTAATTGTCTTGACTGGCAAGCTTATAGGATGAGAATCAGATATGTGGAAAAGAACAATAAGAAGGGATACCTGCATACTTTAAACAGTACAGCAATAGCTAGCACCAGGGCTATAACAGCTATACTTGAGAATTACCAAAAGGAAGATGGTGTTGTAGAAGTACCAAAAATGTTGAGGAAATATTTAGAAACGTTTAGTAGTGCTCCAAAAGAATATATATATCCAAAGAAAAAGCCTAATACTACTTCTTAAGATATTTTCCTAGATTAGCTTCTATTTTTCTCATCTGTCTTTTTGCAACTCTCAAGAATAACTTAAGAGCCATCCTCACTGGGTAGTATAGTGGTCCCTTCATATAGAATCTATTCATAATATCTTCTCCCCAATATATATCGTGCCAAAAGACCTTTCTATACAACTCTATATGTGCCTCAGTTAGCTTTATTCTAGTAAACCAGTCCTTATTTTTAAAATATCCCATTGGAACGAAGAACATTGGGACAAGTATGCTTCTATATGAACGCAAATTATCCACTAACTCTATGGTTTTGTAGACATCATCTTCAGTTTCTTCGGGTAAACCCACTATCATGGTACCAGCTGGTACAATTCTATTTTCATGCATAATTTTGAAAGCCTGTTCAACAGTCTCAGGATATTCCTCTATTTTGAATGGAGCTGATTTTGCAGGCATTATTTCTTTAGCTAATCTTGACGAACCAGTCTCAATTCCGACCTCTACACCTAAATATTTCTGACTATCATTGTCATAAATAATCTCTGATAGTTTACTTATGAGACCATACTTCTCTTCTGAATATCTTATGGCTGCTAAGCTTGCGTGACTCCATGCTATAGTTTTGTAGTATTTTTTCACTAGTTTATGCAATTTAATAAGTGGCTCGGGTCTAGGAAATATTCCCGTAGCCCCATAGAATAATACGTCATCACTGTGTATTACGCCATGCCTTACTCCGTTCCTAACATTAACCAGCAATTCTTTTTCTATTTTGTCTAAAGGATAATATCTAGTTGGTCTTAATGTTACCGAGCAGAACCTGCATGATCTCGCACATCCTCTCATTATCTCAATGAGCCCATTGACACTAGCTCCCTTAATTTCTGAAATTTCATCAACTGATGGTGCCTCATCTGCACCAATGTATACATATTTAGGTAGTGGTTCATTATCCATTATCATTTGAGCTAGTTTTACGATGAATCTATCAGCCTCGCCATCAACTAATGTGTCTATTTGAACATCTTGTATCATATCTTCTCTCCACAGCCATTGCCATACTGAAGGTCCTCCAGCAATAATTTTCATTCCTCTTTCTTTTGCTTTCTTTATCTCAGGTCTTCTTATGAGTTCCTGGAAGCTCTTGTAATTGATTGGTTCTTTCTTTGTAATTCCCCACCATGTTGATGATGGCGGTCCGAAGGCAAAATAATCGTGGTGTGATACCATTAGTGCCTTTGCAGTTTCTAAATATTTATTCAGATAATCAGGATCTATAACTGCAGCTTTGAACCCTGCATCTATCAACGAAGCCTCTACTTTTCTTAACCCATAGGGTGCCTGGACTGGTCTTCCTAAATCATCTGTTTTCATTTTTGGGCATGCTAACCACTTCCATACACTTTCTGGAACGCCTACTGCAGGTCCAGTACCTAGGAATCCTAGGAACTCTTTGCCATGATGGTTAGTCATTAGACACCGATCAGTGGTCAAAATAAAATCGTACTTCTCTTCGGTCAAGAAATCACCTTAACTTAATTATATGTTCTTTTCATTTATAAAGATGATTTAGATAAGGCTTAATATTTTACCTGTAATTTTTCTTATATCTTGAGGTAAATCTTCTCTCTTTTCTACATTTTTAGCATCACTTGTATTTTCTTTCCATTCTTCATTATTAAGTAGCTTTGCACTAGTGAGACTCTGAAATATTATGATTTTTTCTCCTTTTTCATTTCTTGTTTCTTCTATAAGTAACTCTTGTCCTTTTACTTTCATGCTATATTTTGATTCAACGTTTGATATTTTCATGGCTATTTAGTATAATGGCTAAAAGTAACCATTAAAGTTTTTTGTGGGAATTTACTAAGAAAACGTGTACATTACAAATCGTTCTACAAGAATAATGATAATTGCATATAAATTTCAGGATTATAAATTAATTTTACTCCTCTTCCTGTGATTCTTCTAACTCTTCTCTCAGTAGATCTAATCCAACTTCCTTATAGTATTCTTCTCTCTCATGGGCTAACTGATCTTCAGATAATTTGATCTCCCCCTTGTCGCTAACTAGAGATGTTGTGAGTACTTTGGTGGTCTTACCCTTATTCTCCTTTACACTATATTGCTTCTTCTCCTTATCTGTCATTTCTCTCTCAAACTTACATTTGGTGCACCTTAGAATATCCTTGTTATCTTTCTTAGCTGGCACCATTAATCCGCCACATTTTGGACAGAATTGCATTCAAAAATCACCATATATTGATGTAAAGCCTTAAAGATATATATAAGGGTTTTGCTTAATAAAAACTTATATAATTTTTATTCTAGGATCTTCCTTTACCACATTTAATACTATACTGGTGTATGTCCTTTCTATCTTAGGATTTTTAAGAAGCGACTTAATAAAGGTATCTAGATCTTCTATGCTCCTAAATTTAGCAATGAGCATAACATCATATTCGCCCACCACATCGTATACCGCTACTACATTATCTAGGTTAGATACCTCTTTTTCGAATTCGAGAATGTGTTTACCGTCTACCTTAATCATTAATATGCTTGTGACAGGATAACCTAACTTTGAATAATCTATTAATGCAGTGAATCCTTTTACTACTCCTTCTTGGACTAGCCTCATAAGTCTATTATGTAGTGTTGCAGGGGATACGTTCATTTCTTCTGCTAATCTTCTGAGACTTATTCTAGAATCTTTAAGTAATTCTATTAAAAGTTTTTTATCTATTGCGTCTATTTCTATCTTTTTTCTATCTGACATATATTTCTACATTATAAATATATGGACCTGTTAAAAAATTTTTATCTTAATAAGGATTCTTCATTTAAAGTTTAGTTGTGATATACCGGATAGTATAAGTTGAACGCCAAATGCTGCAATTATAATTGCGGTAAATCTTCCTGCCGCAACTGTACCAGTCTGTCCTAGGATTTTCACTAGATAAGGTCCACTCAATAACGAGAGATAGACTAATAGGGTCACTATTCCACTACTTATTACTAATTCTAGCGGATTATAATCCACTGATAAACTTATGAGCGCAGTCATAGTACCGGGTCCAACTAATAGTGGAGTAGCTATTGGAGTTACTATTGCCTCTCTGAGACTTCTTATGAATCTTAACTGCTGAAATCCACCCATGGTGTCAATTCCTAAATATACTAATAACACTCCTCCTGCAATTTGTAATGCTTGTGCTGAAAGTCCCAAGAAGTCTAATAAGGGTCTACCGATCAAGGAAAACAATGTCAGTAGAATTAGGATTGCGATAGTAATCTTATTTATCATGTAATTCCAAGACACTCTCTCCTGTGAGTCCCTATTTGCTTCTTCATATATTGCTAGTAGAAATGGAAGCACAGAAAAAGGATCTATAATAGCAAATAGTTTTACAACTATTGTTGCTATGGTTATAGCTAGGTTCTCACTCATTCTAATTGAGATAAAAGTTCTCTAAGGATTTTAATTCTTTGATCCTTATCTTCGGTAAATGTTGCAACTACAAGTTTACTAAGTATTGAATAGATACGGGAAATTTCCCCCTTACATTTTTCAGTATCGTCCTTTGTTTCATTTATCTTTATTTGTAACTGTTGTAGCGCTGATAAAATTTCGTCAAGCATGTGCTGATCTATATGTTCTCCATGTTCATCATGTTGATGTTCATCTTCTATTTCTCTTCTTATTGTGTCAAGGTCTTCCTCGCTCTTAGGAATCTTGTTTATTCTCAGTTTCATCTTCTCCCTCTTCAGTATCTACATTTCTTATATTTTTAGTTTCGCCTTCCCGAATTATCATCTTATCTACTCCCATCCGTAAATAATGCTTGATTACAATACTTATCTTTCCTGCTGCTCTCACAGGTATACATTCAGTTTCGACCTCGTCGCCAGTAACAAGAGTTGCAACCACCTTAGCCTGTTTTTTAGCTTCATCGCAATACTCGACATTAACTGATTTAATCTTGCCCATATACAGCAAAGACTCCATATCTCTGCCTTTCACTCCTATTCTACTCATCTTTTCACTCCTATTCCTCTTATTTCCTCAACTTTTAATCCTTTCTCTTCTAGGTAAGTATCTATGCCCTCTCTTATCTCATGTATTACATCAAATCCTTTCTCTACCAGAACTGTACCTAATCCCACCAGTTTAGCACCGACCGAGATTAATTCTATTGCATCCCTCCAATCGAAGACTCCTCCTACTCCTATTATTTCAGGCTCATATTCCTTAAAAATGTCATGAATAACTCTTACAGCTAATGCATGTATACATTTCCCGGATATTCCGCCTGTACCATAGCTCAGTATAGGCTTAAAATCTTCAACGTCAATCAGCATTCCTTTAAGTGTATTAATCAAAGTTAGTCCATCTGCTCCTGCGGAAAGAGCCCTACCAGCTATCTCTACTATATTATCCCAAGGACCTAACTTCACAAATACTGGTTTTTTCACTATTGACTTTACATTCTTAACTATTTCCTCCACATAAGTTAAATTGGACTCGCCAAAACCCCTTCTATTTGGGCTACTCACATTAAGCTCAATTATAACGGGAATATCATTTATTTTAGACACAGCATCAATGTATTCATTTACATTACTACCGCCTACGCTTATTATCAGTTTACATTTTATCTCACTAAGATCTCTCAGAATTTGAATCCCAGGATTCCCTAAACCTATGGCGTTAAGATAGCAACTATCACTTATTTTCACAAAAGTAGGTGATCTATGAGGTTCTAATGGTGTACAAGTTAGAGTCTTACTGGTTATTGCTGAAGGCTCATACTTTTCACATACATTTTGCATATATTCTTTTGTTGGTGGTACAATACCTGACGCTATTACTATAGGATCTTTAAAATTAACTCCTGCTACTTGAATCAAATATATTCACACCTCTTATAGGATAAACATTCTCTCCATCAAATGCTAATTTACCTTCAACTATCACGTTTGTGACTTTAGCATCTAAACTAAATCGATCCATTGGTGTCTCTGTGACTTTACTGAATTTTGTTGTGTACCTCCAGTTCTCTCTCTTTATTACAGTAAAATTAGCCCTATATCCTTCCTTTATCTTTCCAGTTGGAATATTTAGGATTCTAGAGGGATTGCTGGATAATAGAGATATCGCCCTATCTATACTGATTAAACCCTTGAACATTAATGAGTATATATACGGTGTTGAGAAAGAGACACCTGCTATTCCTGGTGGGCAAAGATCAAAGTTCATTTTCTTCTCTTCTTTTGAATGTGGAGCATGGTCACTTGCAATACAATCCACTTCAAATAACCCCTTTAAGAATAGTTTAAGTCTCGTAACATAATCCCTGATAGGTGGGTTAACTTTGCTTATACAGTCCCTTTCGCCATCTACAACAAGGTGATGTGTTGTTATATCCGTGGTGAAGCCCATACTTTTAGCCAATTCCAGTGTTTCGAAGTTGGTTATATGGGTAATATGCACATTTCCTTTCACCAAATTGATGGAAGCAGTTTCCATCCAATAACTTCTTCTTAGACTCCTTTCGATCTTAGAGACAAAGGGCATCTCTGGGTGTAGTACTTTCAATTTTTTACTTTTTTCTAAAACATGCCTTGTTTCTTCCTTTTCCAGGTCTTCAGGATATATTTTGTATCCTGCTATGGGTAATTTATCTATTTCTTCAACTTCTTTGCTTACACCACTATATATACCGTAGTCAGTTCTTGAATATAATTGAAATTCTCTTAATCTCTCCTTTATTCTATCTGTGGTATTAATGTAAGGAACAGTGTTTGGCATATCCACTATAACCCCAACACCGCCATACACTGCTTCACTTGTAGCTGTAGCTACAGTTTCTTTGTATGACAATTGTGCTCCTCTAACGTGGACATGGAGATCAACTGATGCAGGCAGTATCAATTCTTCATTGGTAAAAGTCATATCAGGCTTGCAGTTTGCCCTAATTTCCTTTATTAATCTATCAAAATTTATACAGATTTCTTTTATTTCTCCTTCATAATACGCTTTCCCTTTTATCCACAATCCTACTCACCTGTACGAATGGTCCCTCAACACAGGTCATAACGCCCTTATATTCACACTCTCCGCAAACTCCTAATGTACAATTCATTTTAACCCATCTTAAATATACAAAAGAGTCAGATGGGAGCCTATGTAAGTCTTCCTTTGGAGCTGAAGATATTATCATATCGCCCTCAATTTTGTCTGTAATCTCGAATTCTATATCTTTACAG is drawn from Sulfolobus acidocaldarius SUSAZ and contains these coding sequences:
- a CDS encoding radical SAM protein; amino-acid sequence: MTNHHGKEFLGFLGTGPAVGVPESVWKWLACPKMKTDDLGRPVQAPYGLRKVEASLIDAGFKAAVIDPDYLNKYLETAKALMVSHHDYFAFGPPSSTWWGITKKEPINYKSFQELIRRPEIKKAKERGMKIIAGGPSVWQWLWREDMIQDVQIDTLVDGEADRFIVKLAQMIMDNEPLPKYVYIGADEAPSVDEISEIKGASVNGLIEIMRGCARSCRFCSVTLRPTRYYPLDKIEKELLVNVRNGVRHGVIHSDDVLFYGATGIFPRPEPLIKLHKLVKKYYKTIAWSHASLAAIRYSEEKYGLISKLSEIIYDNDSQKYLGVEVGIETGSSRLAKEIMPAKSAPFKIEEYPETVEQAFKIMHENRIVPAGTMIVGLPEETEDDVYKTIELVDNLRSYRSILVPMFFVPMGYFKNKDWFTRIKLTEAHIELYRKVFWHDIYWGEDIMNRFYMKGPLYYPVRMALKLFLRVAKRQMRKIEANLGKYLKK
- a CDS encoding imidazole glycerol phosphate synthase (catalyzes the conversion of 5-[(5-phospho-1-deoxyribulos-1-ylamino)methylideneamino]-1-(5-phosphoribosyl)imidazole-4-carboxamideand glutamine to imidazole-glycerol phosphate, 5-aminoimidazol-4-carboxamideribonucleotide and glutamate; the HisF subunit acts as a cyclase); translated protein: MTSKRIIPCLDVKDGRVVKGVNFLNLVDKGDPVELAARYEEEGADEIVFLDITATIEGRKTMMNVVKDTASVISIPLTVGGGIRSLDDVSKILGNGADKVSINTAAVENRDLVSISSAEFGSQAIVVAIDVKRIGKDYYVFTRSGKYNTGINAINWAKDVEKLGAGEILLTSIDRDGTREGYDIEITELISKSVNIPIIASGGAGKIDDFLGILKVADAALAAGVFHDGVIRIMDLKKYLGKNGVEVRM
- a CDS encoding phenylacetic acid degradation protein, which produces MSSINKEEWKAKIMEALTQVYDPEIPVDIVNLGLIYELRINDDGVIYIRLGLTAPGCPVIDDLIYTVEQVVKETVPAKSVEVDIDFDTQWTPFKMTAEGRERFKKLYGYDIVEMWIQTYGLPDSQQESQQERNA
- a CDS encoding seryl-tRNA synthetase, yielding MSWSILELIRNNPEALKENLKKRFIDTSTVDKAVELDKKWRQTLQEVERLRHEHNLISSQIPKAPKEQKSELINKAKELLKTLEDKEKELQKIEEERESLLLSLPNLVHDSVPIGPDESYSLPIRFWGKFKVYKDDVNEFLKQTNGHKVDYEIISWKPVGHADMLESVLRLGDTKKAGEVAASRFYYLFNDIVWLDIALLLYAIDTITSRGYTLVLPPYMLRGEVIKSVIDLDTFKDAIYKIEGEDLYLIATAEHSIAALYYKEEIPREELPLKLVGVSPAFRKEAGAANKDLKGIFRVHQFHKVEQFIFSSPEDSWKYHEEMIENAEEIFRGLGLPYRVINIASGDLGAPAAKKYDLEVWMPAQAKFREMVSCSNCLDWQAYRMRIRYVEKNNKKGYLHTLNSTAIASTRAITAILENYQKEDGVVEVPKMLRKYLETFSSAPKEYIYPKKKPNTTS
- the hisH gene encoding imidazole glycerol phosphate synthase (with HisF IGPS catalyzes the conversion of phosphoribulosyl-formimino-5-aminoimidazole-4-carboxamide ribonucleotide phosphate and glutamine to imidazole-glycerol phosphate, 5-aminoimidazol-4-carboxamide ribonucleotide, and glutamate in histidine biosynthesis; the HisH subunit provides the glutamine amidotransferase activity that produces the ammonia necessary to HisF for the synthesis of imidazole-glycerol phosphate and 5-aminoimidazol-4-carboxamide ribonucleotide), with product MRAVLIDYGVGNLFSIYSGLKRVGFEVEISKEPKGSEDLIVFPGVGSFSAVSKYLVVRKERFEVLRSNGTGFLGICLGMQIMFEEGTEGGLNKGLGWLKGRVDKINHPGVKIPHIGWDKVNVIRYNELSEGINDQYVYYAHSYVAYPTDKNVILGTTLYGVDYPAVVNIGNIVGTQFHPEKSSLVGRKFLMNVYRWLKK
- a CDS encoding DNA-directed RNA polymerase subunit M produces the protein MQFCPKCGGLMVPAKKDNKDILRCTKCKFEREMTDKEKKQYSVKENKGKTTKVLTTSLVSDKGEIKLSEDQLAHEREEYYKEVGLDLLREELEESQEEE
- a CDS encoding histidinol dehydrogenase, with the translated sequence MIKYEIPKSRPNEFSKVLPLVEQILNKVKERGDKALLELEEKYDKAKLDSVVEDRIDELASKIPEEYKAAIDRIYDQLVEFHKTTLPYMVGGGYNGIEFGILWRAIEKVGIYVPGGLKSYPSTLLMAAIPARVAGVSEIYVATPPNRIDSVIAYIAKKLKINALYRIGGAQAIAALAYGTESVKKVDKIVGPGNIFVQASKFLVSKDVAIDGIEGPTELVVIADSSADYRHVILDMRAQAEHGSTSYIILVTTSDFLIDKVKEELDKEEFTYYIVKVKSIDEAINVANDIAPEHLSLFVKDPKSYLHKIKNAGAISLGKTPPALIDYAAGPDHILPTNAWSRVRGGLTVYDFLKPISYANSVNPDKELVNMAKLIAEYEGFIYHSKSIGARYE
- the hisB gene encoding imidazoleglycerol-phosphate dehydratase (catalyzes the dehydration of D-erythro-1-(imidazol-4-yl)glycerol 3-phosphate to 3-(imidazol-4-yl)-2-oxopropyl phosphate in histidine biosynthesis), which encodes MSRSVSKLRETKETKVEIFLDIDNKGEIEVSTPVNFFNHMLYTLLYYMNSTAKVNVVDRQSYDDHHVVEDTAITLGQAFKEVLGDKKGIRRFANTIIPMDDALVLVAVDISGRGVSNVEFRLKRNTIGDLAIENIYHFFSSFSYHSGVNLHVIQLRGKNTHHILEASFKGLGMSLYEASRILFEEVRSLKGSL
- a CDS encoding phosphoribosyl-ATP pyrophosphatase, yielding MSDDVIDKLYSIILDRMKTMKEGSYTVELIKRGKHYVAQKVGEESTEAIIASLVESQQRFVEEVSDLIYHLLVLMALENVTPQDVYKELERRMKK
- a CDS encoding AsnC family transcriptional regulator — translated: MSDRKKIEIDAIDKKLLIELLKDSRISLRRLAEEMNVSPATLHNRLMRLVQEGVVKGFTALIDYSKLGYPVTSILMIKVDGKHILEFEKEVSNLDNVVAVYDVVGEYDVMLIAKFRSIEDLDTFIKSLLKNPKIERTYTSIVLNVVKEDPRIKII
- a CDS encoding phosphoribosyl-AMP cyclohydrolase — translated: MKLSEEQAKKIVDKLWFRHTESTVIAVLQDANTKEVLMVGSMNRDAVIKTLTTGYVHFWSLSKKTLWLKGETSHNYQIVEDVKVDCDGDALVVLVNPQGPTCHTGNRSCFYRDLLEFER